In a single window of the Hippoglossus hippoglossus isolate fHipHip1 chromosome 7, fHipHip1.pri, whole genome shotgun sequence genome:
- the LOC117765212 gene encoding LOW QUALITY PROTEIN: lamina-associated polypeptide 2, isoforms beta/gamma-like (The sequence of the model RefSeq protein was modified relative to this genomic sequence to represent the inferred CDS: deleted 1 base in 1 codon): protein MPVLVEEPALLSKSRLRSDFVAHNVKLHLKHIDHRNAAEFSSDEEEDVQDEAEKEEKPEEAEMPDLSGLTDDDLKAALLRHGFKPGPIVASTRALYEKKLSRLLRSNGHNLLNAAEKVMYSASEEEEEEEEENGEDDDAESGAEEEKQEAAEQSDEAQPGSSQIGGFFYPQCFLPSSRLRARASRNKEPSPAWNSGNALKSSEQSRPRCSQIPVGISRASSVDHRPGLGSGVQAGSQTVAADASSSFTSPVFSITEMVEEMESRGSLSTSSNTVREFNRSNGQEHCSGSSRLDTPVVDSSSMKNHSVYCTPRTSPHKRGMKPPREPVNDTFKDLLPAETTPTGIYATLRSPIKGAAGRPVQYVYPDLLSVPRPWRRRVVERRLVPIHIRFCSSSSWRASSYLIYELV, encoded by the exons ATGCCGGTGTTAGTGGAGGAACCCGCTCTTCTGTCTAAATCTAGACTCAGATCAGATTTCGTCGCGCACAATGTGAAGCTGCACCTGAAACACATCGACCACAGGAACGCTGCAGAGTTTTCAAGCGACGAGGAAGAAGACGTTCAAGATGAAGCT gaaaaggaggagaagccagaggaagcagagatgcCTGACCTGAGCGGTTTGACTGACGATGACCTCAAGGCGGCGCTGCTCCGACACGGGTTCAAACCTGGGCCCATAGTTG CCTCCACCAGGGCTTTGTATGAGAAGAAGCTCAGCAGACTGCTCCGGTCCAATGGACACAACCTACTTAATGCAGCAGAGAAGGTGATGTACTCGgccagtgaagaagaggaagaagaagaagaagaaaacggGGAGGACGATGATGCAGAGTCAG GTGCTGAGGAAGAAAAGCAGGAAGCGGCTGAGCAGTCGGACGAGGCTCAGCCAGGGAGCAGCCAG ATAGGTGGCTTTTTTTACCCACAGTGCTTTTTACCTTCATCCAGACTG CGTGCTCGCGCTTCTAGGAACAAGGAACCTAGTCCCGCGTGGAATTCAGGGAATGCGTTAAAATCATCAGAGCAGAGTCGGCCTCGCTGCTCGCAGATTCCTGTAGGAATTAGCAGAGCATCCTCTGTAGATCACCGCCCAGGATTAGGATCAGGG GTTCAAGCTGGATCACAGACGGTTGCAGCCGACGCTTCCTCGTCATTTACCTCTCCGGTCTTCAGCATCACTGAAATGGTTGAGgag ATGGAGAGTCGGGGGTCACTCTCCACTAGCTCAAACACAGTGAGAGAGTTCAATCGGAGCAATGGACAGGAGCATTGTTCAGGGTCCAGCAGG CTGGACACGCCAGTTGTGGACAGCAGCTCCATGAAGAACCACTCTGTGTACTGCACCCCCAGGACTTCACCTCATAAACGGGGAATGAAG CCTCCTCGGGAGCCTGTGAACGATACTTTCAAGGACTTGCTTCCTGCTGAGACCACACCCACGGGTATATA CGCAACTCTTCGGAGCCCCATCAAG GGGGCCGCGGGCAGACCTGTGCAGTACGTGTACCCGGACCTCCTTTCAGTCCCACGACCCTGGAGAAGACGAGTGGTGGAGCGCCGCCTGGTGCCTATCCACATACGTTTCTGTTCTTCCTCGTCATGGCGTGCATCCTCGTACCTCATTTATGAGTTAGTTTAG